A genomic window from Trichocoleus sp. includes:
- a CDS encoding helix-turn-helix domain-containing protein: MTRRQKHPLRDLTVEEQQELERIARAMSESACLVARAKALLAVAGGHSYTAAAQVCGRRSGDAVAQLVERFNQKGLAALTSRHGGGAKPLYETPQRQHILEVAQQQPDLAVDGVSQWSLSTLQRRLRADRSGEFARVSTYTIWQVLRQSGQSLQQSRSWCKTGTALRRRKSGVVLVSDPDTEVKKT; the protein is encoded by the coding sequence ATGACACGTCGCCAAAAACACCCACTTCGCGATCTGACTGTTGAAGAACAACAGGAGTTAGAACGGATTGCTCGTGCAATGAGCGAATCAGCCTGTTTAGTTGCGCGTGCCAAAGCCCTCCTTGCTGTTGCCGGTGGACACAGCTATACCGCTGCTGCCCAAGTTTGTGGACGACGCTCAGGAGATGCAGTTGCGCAATTAGTGGAACGCTTCAACCAGAAGGGATTAGCGGCGTTAACCTCTCGCCATGGTGGTGGAGCTAAGCCTTTGTATGAGACTCCACAACGCCAGCACATTCTGGAAGTCGCGCAACAACAACCTGACCTTGCTGTAGACGGGGTTTCTCAGTGGTCTTTGTCAACCCTGCAACGGCGTTTACGGGCTGACAGAAGTGGTGAGTTTGCGAGGGTGAGTACTTACACGATCTGGCAAGTATTACGTCAGAGCGGGCAAAGTTTGCAGCAAAGTCGGAGTTGGTGCAAGACAGGAACGGCGCTGCGGCGGCGCAAAAGTGGTGTGGTCCTGGTGAGCGACCCAGACACCGAAGTGAAAAAAACTTGA
- a CDS encoding HEAT repeat domain-containing protein, with protein sequence MKIFYGLSHYSARFYLKTWKHIKILAAIALGKICDRNAASSLITALLSDQDKNVEREVAKALNTIVKDNTLEQTNILERLLLLSGSNIYKSEKSEVFFLARSWAIRFSKSGSSFIPIYPELIQTSATADKAEK encoded by the coding sequence GTGAAGATTTTTTATGGTTTGTCCCACTATTCAGCAAGATTCTATCTTAAAACTTGGAAACATATAAAAATTCTTGCAGCAATTGCGCTAGGTAAAATATGTGATCGTAACGCAGCGTCAAGCTTGATCACTGCTCTTCTGAGTGATCAAGATAAAAATGTGGAAAGAGAGGTAGCAAAAGCCTTGAATACAATTGTGAAGGACAACACTCTAGAACAGACAAACATTCTAGAACGATTGCTTTTACTCTCAGGCTCAAATATCTATAAATCTGAAAAATCAGAAGTGTTCTTTTTAGCCAGAAGTTGGGCAATCCGGTTCAGTAAGTCAGGCTCATCTTTCATTCCGATCTATCCAGAGTTGATTCAGACATCTGCAACGGCTGATAAAGCAGAAAAGTAA
- a CDS encoding LamG domain-containing protein encodes MSQAFPDPVTIQGPLWSAKAQLLNLASPQQDRILRMLFLEHMGTTVNPPTYRPGTVIALCYIQQVTIQPKKESGESYIWRQTGTPPVGPNTNEWIREQLRTGKLSLLLLLPQYQLSSKPTQFTCLNGEIFLDTLQSESDGRNNLFIRLQIQAVANTDQVQSYLDSRNRNTRTAGERLDREIAVHSSGLSIYGKVTLPWNAQENQENIAQASGVAITAPFQLTQQFSRRANEITFGDFQLTLERERFTLTEEQQWITLWQALIQQLNPRHPVYGRKQTEGATAETAYPNWVTLEFPNPNRVPRLLWRISQWGKPPLLNLPADELNIILSDSALYNPEKPPTSLARIVPSEVILRVNNRQIVLEVCTKEVKVRSEDPQIIYQFNAGNRVQESLSAANLKTTFSPVETPQFLRQTQNLPTPEWSSGNAAQPVQPSVVWGFMPLENGWAQLPVPNLTEQIYLDSELDVNSTDPSKDGNSNPPVALVQGALSLGNDRHAVLKRYAREQPWSLTITDTAALKGTWTLAPNLELTEISLVLDDPSVTLNGFFWLSTGQPRLQDALPDLDNWVSGLRSIPLETVSSKDLFPSALFLEWKEITIQVREDAEKLPSAALSPWGFSYTIDPSNLKKLTDKKVLPENIFGKLSSTLPLIWQRHPHLPMIQALPLTQNQLPANYPSASRQLVPYELDAISEQSLKPQEWRFAVTNARGAEAWPQCVGKTVPASGWQKTFDLPLVSLSVPGLVLESSAEASNNGSGSDLRLQYRFDLPYTDEVNALAQLPKDPVQPDQVSPLPDSIPPKPLQPLTRETFAGHWQKLSTLSSLSMADAVTAFEAPLPAEYDLNLLSLNNVEELPTGRKSLVIAAKIHGSYHVRIFDATGNIVINKGSSEFSPDASLVEELDAALNSQSIDKQTKGELIRKVISNLGYTLKEANVIQNLIEPLPWPVQIEFDLTTYPGAIALQGGFNATLTEQSALKGISGDFYVKEQKYLTGEPQPGQTAYQITAGSLAAYLEAGEMRDQRGLLRSATRFGNKLLQTRVRFQRQPNGFETYDLTTTCQPQELKVANATWKIWFRDLPLKVESMTSFNRVKVQSSVAKDVNDPQARSREYDFLAGYEWRLAEENSDLPYLLLLGLHFYPLTLDQLETSAGKINRIVMTGRLQLPLPDPKELEDFSNAVQVTFQDNGTALKLDAIALLGLDKGLGEWPLALDQNELTDAPLLTWEAIRLSDTKDQLIVEGLQLRFFLFEQQWIVADKKAENPGAQPKYETLIRWTNEDHTPQLIFSTSSTVLKGVYAFASQGNALSPKILTIELNLAQEKHSVDVKLDVQLGKKQLSSLSRSSEPRTAFSATVNFPVLQKEKAVNSAAEWISGQLVDDLILKSNNSQNPIKGLEQNTLHINGQSLQFQWSAYQLKNSTEALQLLPGMELQRDGSLTAPGFAALTFAAIAQANSGIPQLQLKTAFVEALLFCRWGQSLQQDISAPTLDQVFGSSAGDLACGYTVQWQSQSWNETLLLNGVLEIKNLISWPQQLVLRTEGSQTLATLPARQSKNAQPQPLAHLRHTLRILFNQHRIPDDLLEVGEDNLLFQLKSNDPKNIWQFEAVVEHQLVNVSGLSPDTLTLNHDRRWTTVQEVRWLSPQRFKAALSSLQKDTKPILKGAAAGGYLNQRLSKLLTEGNPALLDQLENTLLVESSAYHWINQTALQDKSATTLQFLPNGSQLGILSSPDDYRPSDPNDPQWLLLTLPFLGRLQAQVSDRLDLLQPHTETSEGMGTATSTGSDSLSAHPLQVDPILYLAAKLPNPSWALMFASWGDESPVELASSALDSALGSTWPRLDPSSLEESWFRLQHPLLEPEPEGLQSVIATRPDNPSRLSRSLTLKQLIRGERTSYPPSSSTDDNNTESNEKVDSLFWQPDHLLVTPNLGLPNSLRGTPGLQVLYSFREGEGNIIQDVSGVGERLDLTIKDPSRVEWVTGGGLRINRPTQIRADRPALKIINACRSTNELTIEVWIRLKPDQTEVRKLVPIVTLSEDPNNRYFTLAQGTNDNQDWSSGNKFLIRLRIDGETASNGALARGGFAPITTNPGTAKAELSHLVFTRQKNGEMKFYINGQEQASKTLSGNRLFPVYPRQNTDETFRFGLGNEIVGDSGWSGEYQQVAIYNRALTNSEVSQHYQQTNQAASAPWASSGLQLISSALAGFSQSSYAKELQSISRYVAATLLPSRLHLYNLQPVSLAVSPYLSIEFQPVPNPQIYQLQLVSTELLCLHPVKQSLLPVASFFWENKEQENWQTLESILAWARETHLRLCPNSPIAILRSREIRRLQSDETLNQSQDRIPPLVTTYNYAIVTNLQSTKTLAKRVFRLRSEVTQLRFREGQYSGRKLPNETLYPFELSPPQTIGVQPLHLTDRPHLTQNGNGNVNQDSLRWPWGLSALRVSLQYTEGQQGIVGQVSPSATTLWWQAPQHSVQYRTTQAKQPLGKDATTKELPAAGLPAQFRARAIQSFLPVSLTPPMPTIGLTGLLNWQGKAVERWQPVLPGQLSYLMVGNRPGVMHAIRNQLLRQSQLDSSNDAINTVLVSGSLPVQHRVPRPVPLPPNRDRQEALQPWASYFEPTQNLLVTDTPSAEAFYGETVEGKPAQRLKMCLIEPERGAIFSQWDGTLKFSIRADSETPHQPFTPAEWEITITLSNGEQIVSYNKPSVSDSQVYEVTPAETNTVLFQELLARQTSRSLLMVQAEVMPNGNASNFKQTLTFPLRLLDQTALPLPLKPQFIYFEDPEYNRRLASPSAHASQTVQVPPASVDADPKLVGVKLSADRREYNPDSVLSLRYDWAEPVGNEFKVQLQFRRINANGIATNLSVNPALENVENLPQGYLVQIPLLRFQATDQTPALRPDDVLEVALIISQNTEVKATLNLPLNIVMTPVNPAPEAAYALLRQHSESWVECVRFAWGPTPSQVELVNADDLTTEVVRRRAVFQWTDSVRPNTPIKYAIQKVTQTGSTHFPFIQDK; translated from the coding sequence ATGTCTCAAGCTTTCCCCGATCCTGTTACCATTCAAGGGCCCTTATGGTCGGCTAAAGCCCAATTACTCAACCTGGCTAGCCCCCAACAAGATAGGATATTGCGGATGCTCTTCTTAGAGCACATGGGCACTACGGTGAATCCCCCTACTTACCGACCTGGCACAGTTATCGCTCTCTGTTACATACAACAGGTAACAATCCAGCCCAAAAAGGAATCGGGCGAAAGCTATATCTGGAGGCAAACAGGGACACCTCCTGTAGGGCCAAACACCAATGAGTGGATTCGAGAACAGCTAAGAACTGGGAAGCTGTCGTTATTGCTGCTGCTACCCCAGTATCAGCTCAGCTCAAAGCCAACACAATTTACTTGCCTCAACGGGGAAATCTTCCTGGATACGCTGCAATCAGAGTCTGATGGCCGCAACAATTTGTTTATCAGATTGCAGATTCAAGCAGTTGCCAACACGGATCAAGTGCAATCCTATCTAGACAGCCGCAACAGGAACACCAGAACCGCTGGAGAAAGGCTAGACAGAGAAATTGCAGTGCATAGCAGTGGTCTATCCATTTACGGTAAGGTCACACTGCCCTGGAATGCTCAGGAGAATCAGGAGAACATCGCTCAAGCATCTGGGGTGGCGATTACCGCGCCGTTTCAACTCACTCAGCAGTTTAGCCGTAGAGCAAACGAGATTACTTTTGGCGACTTTCAACTCACCCTAGAACGAGAGCGATTTACCCTCACTGAAGAACAACAGTGGATTACCCTCTGGCAGGCTCTGATCCAGCAGCTCAATCCACGCCATCCAGTGTACGGGCGCAAACAAACTGAAGGCGCAACAGCAGAAACAGCTTATCCTAACTGGGTGACGCTGGAATTTCCCAATCCCAATCGAGTCCCCCGCCTGTTGTGGCGAATCAGTCAGTGGGGTAAACCTCCGCTTCTCAATCTGCCAGCCGACGAGCTGAATATTATTCTCAGCGATAGTGCCCTTTACAACCCGGAAAAACCGCCGACATCTCTGGCTCGAATTGTTCCTTCGGAAGTCATCCTACGGGTCAACAACCGTCAGATTGTGCTTGAGGTTTGCACAAAAGAGGTTAAAGTCAGGTCAGAAGATCCGCAAATCATCTACCAGTTTAATGCTGGAAATCGTGTCCAAGAAAGCCTTTCTGCCGCTAACTTAAAGACTACCTTTAGCCCAGTAGAAACTCCACAATTTTTAAGGCAAACACAAAATTTACCGACTCCAGAGTGGTCTTCGGGTAATGCAGCACAACCTGTACAACCTTCTGTAGTATGGGGATTCATGCCGCTAGAAAATGGCTGGGCACAATTGCCAGTCCCTAATCTTACTGAACAAATTTATTTAGACAGCGAACTGGACGTAAACAGCACAGATCCATCGAAAGATGGCAATTCTAATCCTCCAGTTGCTCTAGTACAGGGAGCTTTGTCTCTCGGCAATGACCGGCATGCTGTTCTGAAGCGTTATGCTAGGGAACAGCCTTGGAGCCTAACCATTACCGATACCGCTGCTCTCAAGGGTACCTGGACTCTAGCTCCCAATTTGGAGCTAACAGAAATTTCTCTGGTTCTGGATGACCCATCAGTGACCTTAAATGGGTTTTTCTGGCTCAGTACTGGCCAGCCTCGCCTGCAAGATGCCCTACCCGATCTCGATAACTGGGTCTCGGGCCTGCGTTCCATTCCTTTAGAAACCGTCTCTTCTAAAGACCTGTTTCCTTCAGCCCTCTTCTTGGAGTGGAAAGAAATCACTATTCAGGTCCGTGAGGATGCAGAAAAATTGCCTTCGGCAGCACTAAGTCCTTGGGGTTTTTCTTACACCATTGACCCCAGTAATCTCAAAAAGCTAACGGACAAGAAGGTCTTACCAGAGAACATTTTTGGGAAATTGTCTTCTACGCTGCCCTTAATTTGGCAGCGCCATCCTCATCTGCCTATGATTCAGGCTTTGCCCCTGACTCAAAATCAGTTACCTGCTAACTACCCTAGTGCCAGTCGTCAGTTGGTGCCCTACGAACTAGATGCTATCTCGGAGCAATCTCTTAAACCCCAGGAATGGCGATTTGCAGTTACTAATGCTCGGGGGGCTGAAGCCTGGCCCCAATGTGTAGGGAAAACTGTTCCTGCTAGTGGCTGGCAAAAAACTTTCGATTTGCCGCTAGTGTCACTTTCAGTGCCGGGACTGGTCTTAGAATCAAGTGCTGAAGCTTCTAATAATGGCTCTGGTTCTGACCTGCGGTTGCAATACCGATTTGATCTGCCCTATACCGACGAAGTGAACGCTCTGGCGCAGTTGCCTAAGGATCCCGTACAACCTGACCAGGTGTCGCCCCTACCCGACTCGATTCCACCAAAGCCTCTTCAACCCCTGACCCGAGAGACGTTTGCCGGGCATTGGCAAAAGTTGAGTACTCTGTCTAGCCTGTCTATGGCCGATGCCGTGACTGCTTTTGAGGCACCTTTGCCAGCGGAATATGACCTAAATCTGCTATCCCTCAATAATGTTGAAGAACTTCCAACGGGAAGAAAGAGTTTGGTGATAGCCGCGAAAATTCATGGCTCCTATCACGTTCGTATTTTCGATGCGACTGGAAACATTGTTATCAACAAGGGAAGTAGTGAGTTTTCACCTGATGCGTCACTTGTTGAAGAATTAGATGCAGCTCTTAACAGCCAATCAATTGATAAACAAACAAAAGGTGAACTTATACGAAAGGTGATATCAAATTTAGGTTATACCCTGAAAGAAGCCAATGTGATTCAAAATCTGATTGAGCCATTACCGTGGCCGGTGCAGATTGAGTTTGATTTAACCACCTACCCTGGTGCGATCGCCTTACAAGGTGGCTTTAATGCTACTCTCACTGAACAGTCTGCGTTAAAGGGGATTTCCGGTGATTTTTATGTAAAAGAACAGAAGTACCTTACTGGCGAACCCCAACCTGGTCAAACTGCCTATCAAATCACAGCAGGGAGTTTAGCCGCTTACCTAGAGGCTGGAGAAATGCGCGACCAGCGGGGACTGTTACGCTCTGCAACCCGTTTCGGAAACAAGCTCTTGCAAACCAGGGTCAGGTTTCAACGCCAGCCTAATGGGTTTGAAACCTATGACCTAACAACTACCTGCCAGCCCCAAGAGTTAAAGGTTGCAAATGCTACTTGGAAAATTTGGTTTCGTGATCTGCCGCTTAAGGTGGAGTCAATGACTAGTTTCAACCGAGTCAAGGTTCAATCTAGCGTCGCTAAAGATGTCAATGATCCTCAAGCCCGCTCCCGTGAATATGACTTTTTGGCTGGCTATGAGTGGCGTTTAGCTGAGGAAAATTCAGATTTACCCTACCTATTACTTTTGGGGTTGCATTTCTATCCCCTCACATTAGATCAGTTAGAAACTAGTGCTGGAAAGATCAACAGAATTGTGATGACCGGTCGGTTGCAGTTGCCTCTTCCAGATCCTAAGGAACTGGAAGACTTTAGCAATGCCGTACAGGTGACCTTTCAAGATAATGGGACTGCCCTGAAGCTAGATGCGATTGCACTCCTTGGTCTGGATAAAGGTTTGGGTGAATGGCCCTTAGCTCTAGATCAAAATGAACTAACCGATGCACCTCTGTTAACTTGGGAAGCTATTAGGTTGAGTGATACGAAGGATCAACTTATTGTTGAGGGGCTACAACTCAGATTCTTTTTATTTGAGCAACAGTGGATTGTTGCAGATAAAAAAGCAGAGAACCCAGGTGCTCAGCCTAAATACGAAACTTTAATTCGTTGGACTAACGAAGACCATACACCTCAACTTATTTTCTCAACCAGTAGCACTGTCCTGAAAGGTGTTTATGCTTTTGCCTCCCAAGGTAATGCCCTATCTCCCAAAATTTTGACAATCGAGTTAAATCTCGCTCAAGAGAAGCACAGCGTAGATGTAAAGCTAGATGTACAACTTGGCAAAAAGCAATTAAGTTCTCTTAGCCGCTCATCAGAGCCACGTACCGCCTTTAGTGCCACTGTAAACTTTCCAGTCTTACAGAAGGAAAAGGCTGTCAACTCTGCTGCTGAATGGATATCAGGTCAATTGGTAGATGACTTAATCTTAAAAAGTAATAATAGTCAGAATCCAATTAAGGGATTAGAGCAGAACACTTTGCATATCAATGGTCAGTCCCTCCAATTTCAGTGGAGTGCCTACCAATTAAAGAATTCAACGGAAGCTCTCCAACTACTGCCAGGGATGGAACTTCAGCGAGATGGTTCTCTAACTGCACCAGGATTTGCGGCATTAACCTTTGCTGCGATCGCTCAGGCTAACAGTGGAATTCCCCAACTACAGCTCAAAACGGCCTTTGTAGAAGCTTTGCTATTTTGTCGTTGGGGGCAATCTCTTCAACAAGATATCTCTGCTCCTACCCTGGATCAAGTGTTTGGTTCCTCTGCAGGAGATTTAGCCTGTGGCTACACTGTTCAATGGCAGTCCCAAAGCTGGAATGAAACCCTTCTATTGAATGGAGTTTTAGAGATTAAGAACCTAATCTCCTGGCCCCAGCAACTGGTCCTCCGTACCGAAGGCAGCCAAACCTTGGCGACGTTACCTGCACGGCAGTCCAAAAATGCCCAACCACAGCCCCTAGCTCACCTGCGCCACACCCTGCGGATTTTGTTCAACCAACACCGCATTCCTGATGATCTGCTGGAGGTGGGGGAAGATAACCTACTGTTCCAGCTTAAGTCAAATGATCCAAAGAATATCTGGCAGTTTGAGGCTGTAGTTGAACATCAACTGGTGAATGTATCAGGTTTGTCGCCTGACACTCTTACCCTAAACCACGATCGCCGTTGGACTACGGTGCAGGAGGTGCGCTGGCTATCACCTCAACGGTTTAAGGCTGCTCTAAGTAGTCTGCAAAAAGATACCAAACCCATTTTGAAGGGGGCTGCTGCTGGAGGGTATTTGAATCAGCGCCTGAGTAAGCTGTTGACGGAAGGCAATCCAGCACTATTGGATCAGTTAGAGAATACCTTGTTGGTGGAGTCTAGTGCCTATCACTGGATTAATCAGACGGCTCTTCAAGACAAAAGTGCTACGACTCTACAGTTCCTACCGAATGGCAGCCAACTCGGTATTCTCAGCAGTCCCGATGACTACCGCCCTTCTGACCCCAATGACCCTCAATGGCTGCTGTTGACCCTACCCTTCCTGGGCCGCCTGCAAGCTCAAGTTAGCGATCGGCTGGATTTACTGCAACCTCACACTGAGACTAGTGAGGGAATGGGCACTGCCACTTCTACTGGGTCAGATAGCTTATCAGCTCATCCCCTTCAGGTTGATCCCATCCTCTACCTTGCAGCCAAACTGCCCAACCCATCCTGGGCATTGATGTTTGCTTCCTGGGGAGATGAATCCCCGGTTGAACTAGCATCTTCAGCTCTAGACAGCGCCCTGGGGAGCACTTGGCCACGGCTAGACCCATCTTCTTTAGAGGAAAGCTGGTTCCGGTTGCAGCATCCCTTGTTGGAACCTGAACCTGAAGGTTTGCAAAGTGTGATAGCAACCCGGCCTGATAATCCCTCCCGTCTCAGCCGCTCTCTAACTTTGAAACAGTTGATTCGGGGAGAGCGCACCAGTTATCCCCCCTCTAGCTCGACGGACGATAACAATACAGAGAGTAACGAGAAAGTCGACAGCCTTTTCTGGCAGCCTGATCACCTGTTGGTCACTCCGAATCTTGGACTGCCCAACTCGCTGCGGGGCACTCCAGGGCTACAAGTGTTGTACAGCTTTCGGGAGGGCGAAGGTAACATTATTCAAGATGTATCTGGGGTTGGCGAAAGGCTTGATTTAACGATTAAAGATCCATCCCGTGTTGAATGGGTGACTGGGGGTGGATTGCGAATCAATCGACCAACACAGATCAGAGCAGATCGGCCTGCGCTCAAAATTATTAATGCCTGTCGTAGCACCAATGAATTGACGATCGAAGTATGGATTCGTTTAAAGCCGGATCAAACGGAGGTAAGAAAACTAGTCCCGATAGTGACGTTATCAGAGGATCCTAACAACCGATATTTCACTTTGGCACAGGGCACAAATGACAATCAAGACTGGAGTTCGGGCAATAAGTTTTTAATTCGTCTTCGCATAGATGGCGAGACCGCTTCTAACGGCGCACTAGCGAGAGGCGGTTTTGCACCGATCACTACAAATCCCGGCACGGCGAAAGCAGAGCTATCTCATCTTGTGTTTACCCGCCAGAAAAATGGTGAGATGAAGTTCTACATTAACGGCCAAGAGCAAGCTAGTAAGACGCTTTCAGGAAACAGGCTGTTTCCAGTTTACCCCAGGCAAAATACTGACGAGACCTTCCGTTTTGGCTTAGGAAATGAAATTGTGGGTGATAGTGGCTGGTCGGGAGAATATCAGCAAGTAGCCATCTATAACCGCGCGCTCACTAACAGTGAAGTCAGTCAGCATTACCAACAGACAAACCAAGCTGCCTCTGCACCATGGGCATCATCGGGACTGCAACTGATCAGCAGTGCCTTAGCTGGGTTCTCTCAGTCCAGCTATGCCAAAGAACTTCAGTCAATCAGCCGTTATGTAGCTGCTACACTGTTGCCATCTCGGCTACATCTTTACAATCTCCAACCCGTTAGTTTAGCGGTTAGCCCCTATCTAAGTATCGAATTTCAGCCAGTTCCAAACCCACAGATATACCAGCTTCAATTGGTCTCTACAGAACTGCTTTGCCTGCATCCAGTTAAACAGTCTCTGCTACCCGTTGCCAGTTTTTTCTGGGAGAACAAGGAGCAGGAAAACTGGCAAACTCTGGAGAGTATTCTTGCATGGGCTAGAGAAACCCACCTGCGTCTCTGCCCCAATTCACCGATCGCCATTTTGCGATCGCGGGAAATTCGCCGGTTGCAGTCAGATGAAACGTTAAACCAATCGCAGGATAGAATCCCTCCCCTGGTGACAACCTACAACTATGCCATAGTCACCAACCTTCAATCTACGAAAACTCTCGCCAAACGAGTCTTCCGGCTAAGGTCTGAAGTAACTCAACTCCGTTTTCGGGAAGGTCAGTACAGCGGCCGTAAGTTACCCAATGAGACTCTTTATCCCTTTGAGCTGTCTCCCCCCCAAACGATTGGAGTGCAACCTCTGCATTTAACCGATCGCCCGCATCTGACCCAAAATGGTAATGGTAATGTCAACCAAGACTCCTTGCGATGGCCCTGGGGATTAAGCGCTCTCCGGGTCAGTTTGCAATACACCGAAGGGCAGCAGGGCATCGTCGGTCAGGTTTCACCATCAGCTACCACCCTATGGTGGCAGGCTCCCCAACACTCTGTTCAATATCGCACTACCCAGGCAAAACAACCATTAGGGAAAGACGCTACCACAAAAGAGCTTCCTGCTGCTGGATTGCCCGCTCAATTTAGGGCACGCGCCATTCAAAGCTTTTTGCCTGTATCCCTAACTCCTCCTATGCCTACCATTGGTCTGACTGGGCTATTGAATTGGCAGGGTAAAGCCGTTGAACGCTGGCAACCAGTTCTACCCGGTCAACTTAGTTATCTCATGGTTGGTAATCGTCCTGGTGTCATGCATGCCATTCGCAACCAACTTCTGCGTCAAAGCCAACTTGATTCCTCTAATGACGCGATCAATACGGTATTGGTATCTGGCAGTCTACCAGTGCAGCATCGTGTGCCCCGTCCAGTTCCATTGCCTCCTAACCGCGATCGACAGGAAGCTTTGCAACCTTGGGCAAGCTATTTTGAACCAACACAGAACCTCCTAGTAACTGATACTCCCTCTGCTGAAGCTTTTTATGGCGAGACCGTGGAAGGCAAACCTGCTCAACGCCTGAAAATGTGCTTAATAGAGCCAGAGCGAGGGGCTATTTTTTCCCAATGGGATGGAACTTTGAAGTTTAGCATCAGGGCAGATAGCGAGACCCCTCATCAACCCTTTACTCCAGCCGAGTGGGAAATTACTATTACACTCTCAAATGGTGAACAAATCGTTTCCTACAACAAACCTTCAGTCAGTGACTCTCAGGTTTATGAGGTTACTCCTGCAGAGACAAACACGGTGTTGTTCCAGGAACTTCTAGCCCGTCAAACCTCTAGAAGTCTACTAATGGTGCAGGCGGAGGTAATGCCGAACGGCAATGCAAGTAATTTCAAGCAAACTCTTACTTTTCCCTTACGCCTGCTTGATCAAACTGCTCTGCCTTTACCCCTCAAACCTCAATTTATTTACTTTGAAGACCCAGAGTATAATCGCCGATTAGCCTCTCCATCAGCTCATGCTTCACAAACAGTGCAGGTGCCTCCTGCATCAGTTGATGCTGATCCTAAACTAGTGGGGGTAAAACTATCTGCCGATCGTCGAGAATATAATCCTGATAGTGTTCTTTCCTTACGCTACGACTGGGCTGAACCAGTTGGCAATGAATTCAAGGTTCAGTTACAGTTTCGTCGTATTAATGCTAACGGCATAGCCACAAACCTTTCAGTAAATCCTGCTCTAGAGAATGTTGAGAACCTGCCGCAGGGTTATCTTGTCCAGATTCCCTTACTGAGGTTCCAAGCCACGGATCAGACTCCTGCTTTGCGCCCAGATGATGTGTTGGAGGTGGCTCTAATCATCTCCCAAAACACTGAAGTGAAGGCTACTTTGAATTTGCCTCTTAACATTGTGATGACTCCCGTAAACCCAGCTCCAGAAGCTGCTTATGCCCTGTTGCGACAACACTCAGAATCGTGGGTTGAGTGCGTGCGCTTTGCCTGGGGTCCAACTCCCAGCCAGGTAGAACTGGTTAATGCCGACGACCTGACTACAGAAGTTGTGCGCCGCCGCGCTGTTTTTCAATGGACTGACTCTGTACGTCCAAACACCCCAATCAAGTATGCAATTCAAAAAGTCACTCAAACAGGCTCAACCCATTTTCCATTCATACAGGACAAGTGA